The proteins below come from a single Cervus elaphus chromosome 4, mCerEla1.1, whole genome shotgun sequence genomic window:
- the LOC122690901 gene encoding LOW QUALITY PROTEIN: seminal plasma protein A3-like (The sequence of the model RefSeq protein was modified relative to this genomic sequence to represent the inferred CDS: deleted 1 base in 1 codon), translating into MALCLGTFVVWVGASMFLQLDSVIGDQQLSEDYFILPEEMEDTASGTETKDMRCVFPFIYRGILCNPMKFFDCTFHDSIFLWCSLSANYTGRWKYCTKTDYAKCVFPFIHGNKSYQTCTKTGSVTKRYWCSLSPKFNEDSAWKYC; encoded by the exons ATGGCACTGTGTTTGGGAACCTTTGTGGTTTGGGTTGGTGCGTCTATGTTTCTACAACTGGACTCTGTCATTGGAG ATCAGCAGCTGTCTGAGGACTACTTCATTCTTCCTGAAGAAATGGAAGACACTGCTTCTGGCACAGAAACCAAAG ATATGAGATGTGTTTTTCCGTTCATCTATAGGGGCATC TTATGTAATCCCATGAAGTTTTTTGACTGTACATTCCACGATTCCATATTCCTTTGGTGTTCTCTCAGTGCAAACTATACAGGGAGATGGAAATACTGTACTAAAACAG ACTATGCTAAATGTGTCTTCCCTTTTATCCATGGAAACAAGTCTTATCAGACTTGCACAAAAACTGGGAGTGTTACTAAAAGGTATTGGTGCTCACTCTCTCCAAAGTTCAACGAGGATAGTGCTTGGAAGTATTgctag
- the LOC122692772 gene encoding seminal plasma protein PDC-109-like — translation MAPCLGLFLIWAGASVFLQLVPVNGGDLPNPGIDPRSPALQADYLPVDSSGLGGAPYENNGVSTEHTGDKSSAESAEDEKCVFPFTYGNKKHFDCTFQGSIFPWCSLDADYKGRWKYCTKKDYAKCVFPFIFGGKKYETCTRDGSLLRDWCSVSPNYDQDKAWKYC, via the exons ATGGCTCCGTGTTTGGGGCTCTTTCTGATTTGGGCTGGTGCGTCTGTGTTTCTACAGCTGGTCCCTGTGAATGGAG gggatcttcccaacccaggaattgatcccaggtctcccgcattgcaggcagattatttacca gttgatagCAGCGGGCTGGGcggggctccct ATGAGAACAACGGTGTTTCTACTGAACATACCGGAGACAAGTCTTCTGCTGAATCAGCTGAAG ATGAAAAATGTGTTTTCCCATTCACCTATGGAAACAAAAAGCATTTCGACTGCACATTCCAGGGTTCCATATTCCCGTGGTGTTCCCTCGATGCAGACTACAAAGGAAGATGGAAATACTGCACTAAGAAAG actATGCCAAGTGTGTCTTTCCCTTTATCTTTGGAGGCAAGAAATATGAGACTTGCACAAGAGATGGAAGTCTTTTGCGGGATTGGTGCTCAGTCTCTCCAAACTATGACCAGGATAAAGCTTGGAAGTATTGCTAG